In Caproiciproducens sp. NJN-50, the following are encoded in one genomic region:
- the phoU gene encoding phosphate signaling complex protein PhoU: MPRKIFDRELNNLISKMTEMGNAVDRKIEQTIVSLKKMDLELAAEVAGSDNEIDRMEHSIEKNCMDLIALQQPIAGDLRIIAACLKILTDIEREADQCADICEILTVGELNTNSLAAAHVVQMLETAREMFRRSMDVFLSREVDEARAICKSDDEVDSMFSKIILEVCGIITENPQSVMREVDLLFISKYAERMGDHATNIAEWVIFMETGVHPDLNEGDL, from the coding sequence ATGCCCAGAAAAATTTTTGACCGGGAACTGAATAACCTGATCTCCAAAATGACGGAAATGGGGAATGCGGTTGACCGGAAAATTGAACAGACGATTGTTTCGCTGAAGAAAATGGATTTGGAGCTTGCCGCGGAAGTGGCCGGCTCAGACAATGAAATCGACCGGATGGAACACAGCATAGAAAAGAACTGCATGGATCTGATTGCGCTGCAGCAGCCGATTGCCGGCGATCTTCGCATCATCGCCGCCTGCCTTAAAATTTTGACTGATATCGAAAGAGAGGCCGACCAGTGCGCGGATATCTGCGAAATTCTCACCGTCGGCGAACTGAACACGAACAGCCTTGCCGCCGCTCATGTTGTTCAGATGCTGGAGACGGCGAGAGAAATGTTCCGCCGCTCGATGGATGTCTTTTTGAGCCGGGAGGTTGACGAGGCCAGGGCAATCTGCAAAAGCGACGACGAGGTCGACTCCATGTTTTCCAAAATCATTCTGGAGGTTTGCGGAATCATCACGGAGAACCCGCAGAGCGTCATGCGCGAGGTGGACCTTTTGTTTATCTCAAAATATGCGGAGCGCATGGGGGATCACGCGACCAACATCGCCGAGTGGGTTATCTTCATGGAAACCGGAGTCCATCCCGATTTAAATGAGGGCGATCTGTGA
- a CDS encoding ABC transporter substrate-binding protein has translation MKKMNKWIPIVLAGAIAFSSLAGCAGNGSGSGSAASGSASGAASSQKSEASDTLTYAQGAEPRGLDPALVDDGESAKITCNIYEGLLKYDKDSTKVEPCLAKSWEVSGDGLTYTFKLQEGVKFQDGTDFNADAVVYNIERQLPPKVTSDMSYASFVYGSVKSAEAVDENTVKITLKAACTPLLKNLAMVFGAPVVSPKALKDNNNNVNQAPCGTGPYKFVRWDKGEDVVLVRDDSYWGDKAKTKNVVFKFIADNSARVVALNNGEADMIDGIDATVVNQIESAGNKLFQAKGMTTNYMAYNTSKAPFNDAKLRKAISQAVNVPELVKSLYQGYSDPATSILPTFIDGYDKSVTQTSYDPDAAKAALQAAGLTQVHMITYTNPRPYNTANGQALAEAIQGYLTKVGVTCKIDSYDWTTYKSKATEGDYDICFYGWTGDNGDPDNFMSLLSVDDPSQNVARYKNPEFNKLIAQGLAAPEGDSRNAIYTQLEKIAAEENPWLTISHSQNLCAYRPDVHDFYYHVTGVVPLAGVSKD, from the coding sequence TTGAAGAAAATGAACAAGTGGATTCCAATTGTGCTTGCCGGTGCAATTGCATTCTCGTCTCTTGCAGGATGCGCCGGAAATGGGTCCGGTTCCGGCTCCGCGGCGTCCGGTTCTGCGTCGGGGGCTGCCTCCAGTCAGAAATCCGAAGCGAGCGATACTCTTACCTATGCTCAGGGCGCTGAGCCGAGAGGCCTGGACCCGGCGCTTGTCGACGATGGAGAATCGGCGAAAATTACGTGCAATATCTACGAGGGTTTGCTAAAATATGACAAGGATTCCACAAAGGTAGAGCCTTGCCTTGCAAAAAGCTGGGAGGTCAGCGGCGACGGACTTACCTACACCTTCAAGCTGCAGGAGGGCGTAAAGTTCCAGGACGGCACCGACTTTAACGCGGATGCGGTTGTCTATAACATCGAGCGCCAGCTTCCGCCGAAGGTGACAAGCGACATGTCTTACGCTTCGTTTGTTTACGGTTCCGTGAAAAGCGCCGAGGCGGTAGATGAAAACACCGTTAAAATCACGCTGAAAGCCGCCTGCACGCCGCTCCTGAAAAATCTGGCCATGGTGTTCGGTGCCCCCGTCGTGAGCCCGAAGGCTCTGAAGGACAACAACAATAACGTCAACCAGGCTCCCTGCGGCACGGGACCCTACAAGTTTGTCCGCTGGGATAAAGGCGAGGATGTCGTTTTGGTCCGCGATGACAGCTATTGGGGCGACAAGGCGAAGACCAAGAACGTTGTCTTTAAATTCATTGCAGACAACTCCGCGCGCGTCGTGGCTCTGAACAACGGCGAAGCGGACATGATCGACGGGATTGACGCGACGGTTGTCAATCAGATTGAAAGCGCGGGCAACAAGCTATTTCAGGCCAAAGGCATGACGACCAACTATATGGCTTACAACACCAGCAAGGCGCCGTTCAACGACGCGAAGCTCCGCAAGGCGATCTCGCAGGCGGTCAATGTTCCGGAACTGGTCAAGAGCCTGTACCAGGGATATTCCGACCCGGCCACTTCGATCCTTCCGACTTTTATCGATGGCTATGACAAGAGCGTTACGCAGACCTCTTACGATCCGGATGCTGCGAAAGCGGCGCTGCAGGCTGCCGGACTGACTCAGGTACATATGATCACCTATACGAACCCGAGACCGTACAACACGGCGAACGGCCAGGCGCTTGCGGAAGCGATTCAGGGATATCTCACCAAGGTCGGAGTCACCTGCAAGATCGATTCTTATGACTGGACCACCTATAAGTCGAAGGCGACCGAAGGCGACTACGATATCTGCTTCTACGGCTGGACCGGAGACAACGGCGACCCGGACAACTTCATGAGCCTGCTGTCCGTGGACGATCCCAGTCAGAATGTGGCGCGTTATAAGAATCCGGAGTTCAACAAACTGATCGCACAGGGCCTTGCCGCGCCGGAGGGCGATTCCCGAAATGCCATTTACACCCAGCTTGAAAAAATTGCGGCCGAAGAAAATCCCTGGCTGACGATTTCCCATTCCCAGAATCTTTGCGCTTACCGTCCGGATGTCCATGACTTCTATTATCATGTGACCGGTGTCGTTCCGCTGGCCGGCGTCTCCAAAGATTAA
- a CDS encoding ABC transporter permease, translated as MIKYIIKRILMLIPVLIGVSIIVFLIMRVFSPDPAPIVLGEHATQESMQAWRQANGLNDPVWLQYVNYIKDALTGNLGTSYYTKAPVTQEIFSRFPATIELAIAAIIFASVIGILLGVVSAVKKNSIFDNGGRVLALIGVSMPIFWLGILLIILFSGTLHWLPSTGRLNPLYQPPAMTGFYLIDSIASGNTQALADSLRHLVLPALALGMYSMAIITRMTRSSMLESLDQDYIRTARAKGISNRKVIHKHALRNALIPIVTVIGLQFGSLLGGAVLTETVFSWPGIGAYTVNCILKSDFPVVQGVVLLVAVVYVLVNLAVDIIYAFLDPRIKYAKREV; from the coding sequence ATGATCAAATATATCATCAAGAGGATATTGATGCTGATACCGGTTCTGATCGGCGTTTCCATCATCGTATTTCTGATTATGCGCGTGTTTTCTCCCGATCCTGCGCCGATTGTCCTGGGGGAGCATGCAACGCAGGAGTCCATGCAGGCCTGGAGGCAGGCCAACGGACTGAACGATCCGGTTTGGCTGCAGTATGTCAATTACATCAAGGATGCGCTGACGGGGAATCTCGGAACTTCCTATTATACAAAGGCCCCGGTTACCCAGGAGATTTTCTCGCGTTTCCCCGCAACGATTGAACTGGCGATTGCGGCGATTATTTTTGCTTCCGTCATCGGAATCCTGCTTGGGGTTGTCTCCGCGGTAAAAAAGAATTCTATTTTTGACAACGGAGGAAGAGTCCTGGCTCTGATCGGCGTTTCCATGCCGATTTTCTGGCTGGGCATCCTGTTGATCATTCTGTTTTCCGGCACGCTGCACTGGCTGCCTTCAACGGGGAGGCTGAATCCTCTCTATCAGCCGCCCGCGATGACGGGCTTTTATCTGATCGATTCAATTGCTTCCGGAAATACGCAGGCGTTGGCGGATTCGCTTCGCCATCTGGTTTTGCCGGCGCTTGCGCTCGGCATGTACTCCATGGCTATCATCACGAGGATGACTCGCTCCAGCATGCTGGAAAGCCTGGATCAGGATTATATCCGGACCGCCAGGGCGAAGGGAATTTCCAATCGGAAAGTGATCCACAAGCATGCGCTCCGCAATGCGCTGATTCCGATCGTGACCGTGATCGGCCTTCAGTTCGGCAGCCTTCTGGGCGGCGCCGTGCTGACGGAAACCGTTTTTTCCTGGCCGGGAATCGGGGCTTATACCGTCAACTGCATCTTGAAATCCGATTTTCCTGTCGTTCAGGGCGTGGTTTTGCTGGTCGCGGTTGTCTATGTTCTGGTCAACCTTGCGGTGGATATTATCTATGCGTTCCTTGATCCCCGGATCAAATACGCGAAAAGGGAGGTCTAG
- a CDS encoding ABC transporter permease: MSQVEEVKNTVQAAKDTDKPESQVKAMWEALRANKAAVAGMYLILLLSIVALVVWVSELMGMQILPYDPNSSDMSQSFIAPNGQHWFGTDQLGRDIFSRVLDGTKISLFVGIAAVAISMTIGVVFGSIAGYRGGKTDTIIMRVMDMMLAIPSILLAIAFMAALGKGIDKAIIAIGLVSIPEYARIIRGSILSAKENDYVQAARVIGNNDYRIIFKHILPNIVSSIVVRATLGISSAILDTAALGFLGLGVQPPYAEWGDMLGRARGFIFSAPYTLIFPGVAITITVLAFNLFGDGLRDALDPKSRIR; encoded by the coding sequence ATGAGCCAGGTAGAAGAAGTCAAAAACACAGTACAGGCTGCGAAGGATACGGATAAGCCGGAATCGCAGGTCAAAGCGATGTGGGAGGCTTTGAGAGCCAATAAAGCGGCGGTCGCCGGAATGTATCTGATCCTGCTTCTTTCGATTGTCGCGCTGGTTGTCTGGGTCAGCGAGCTGATGGGGATGCAGATCCTTCCGTATGATCCCAATTCCTCGGATATGTCTCAGAGCTTTATCGCGCCGAACGGCCAGCACTGGTTCGGAACCGATCAGCTCGGCAGGGATATTTTCAGCAGGGTGCTCGACGGGACGAAAATTTCACTGTTTGTCGGAATCGCGGCGGTGGCGATCTCCATGACGATCGGGGTTGTTTTCGGCTCCATCGCCGGATACCGGGGCGGAAAGACGGATACAATCATCATGCGCGTCATGGATATGATGCTGGCGATTCCGTCCATTCTGCTCGCCATTGCCTTTATGGCCGCTCTCGGCAAAGGGATTGACAAGGCAATCATCGCGATCGGCCTCGTTTCAATTCCTGAATACGCGCGGATTATCCGCGGGAGCATCCTTTCGGCGAAGGAAAACGATTATGTGCAGGCGGCGCGCGTCATCGGAAATAATGATTACAGGATCATCTTTAAGCATATCCTTCCCAACATCGTCTCCTCCATCGTGGTTCGTGCGACGCTGGGGATCTCGTCCGCCATTCTGGACACGGCCGCGCTTGGATTCCTGGGGCTCGGCGTCCAGCCGCCCTATGCGGAATGGGGCGATATGCTGGGCAGGGCGCGCGGGTTTATCTTTTCCGCTCCTTACACGCTGATCTTTCCCGGTGTGGCGATCACCATCACCGTTCTGGCTTTTAACCTGTTCGGCGACGGACTTCGCGATGCGCTCGATCCAAAGTCCAGAATAAGATAA
- the pstB gene encoding phosphate ABC transporter ATP-binding protein PstB translates to MQTETKLVLKNLNLYYGEFQALKNISIEIPKNQVTAFIGPSGCGKSTCLKTINRMNDLVENCRIEGLVAIDGEDIYSPHMDVTLLRKRVGMVFQTPNPFPMTLYDNIAYGPRIHGIRSKKQLDEIVERSLRSAALWDEVKDRLKKSALGLSGGQQQRLCIARALAVEPEVILMDEPTSALDPISTLKIEDLMDDLRKQYTVIIVTHNMQQAARIADKTAFFLLGEVVEFTDTVLMFNQPKDERTERYITGRFG, encoded by the coding sequence ATGCAAACGGAAACAAAATTGGTTTTAAAAAACCTCAATCTGTATTATGGGGAATTTCAGGCTCTGAAAAATATTTCGATTGAAATTCCCAAAAATCAGGTCACCGCGTTTATCGGCCCTTCCGGGTGCGGCAAGTCCACGTGCCTGAAAACAATCAATCGGATGAATGATCTGGTGGAGAACTGCAGGATTGAAGGATTGGTTGCGATTGACGGGGAAGACATTTACAGTCCGCACATGGATGTGACATTGCTGAGGAAGAGGGTTGGAATGGTCTTTCAGACCCCGAATCCCTTTCCGATGACATTGTACGACAACATCGCCTATGGTCCCCGGATTCACGGCATCCGGTCAAAAAAGCAGCTCGATGAGATTGTGGAGCGCTCTCTGCGGAGCGCGGCTCTGTGGGACGAGGTGAAGGACCGCCTGAAAAAATCCGCGCTGGGCCTGTCCGGAGGGCAGCAGCAGCGTCTGTGTATTGCCAGGGCCCTGGCGGTGGAGCCGGAAGTCATCCTGATGGATGAGCCGACCAGCGCGCTGGACCCGATCTCAACTTTGAAAATCGAGGACCTGATGGATGACCTCAGAAAACAGTACACGGTGATCATCGTCACTCACAACATGCAGCAGGCGGCCAGAATCGCGGATAAAACCGCATTTTTCCTGCTGGGCGAGGTCGTGGAATTTACCGATACAGTCCTGATGTTCAACCAGCCGAAGGATGAGCGGACGGAACGCTACATTACGGGCCGCTTCGGCTGA
- a CDS encoding ABC transporter ATP-binding protein — translation MSETLVDIQHLSKRFTVETNFFGKPVSVLKAVEDVSFSINKGEAFGLVGESGCGKTTLGKMLVNLYQPSSGKIFYEGTDLTALSEKERRKYCKDIQLIFQDPYASLNPRMTIGDIIAEPIRINHLLPENKVEDRVVELLNCVGLAQHQRNRYPYEFSGGQRQRVGIARALAANPKLIVCDEPVSALDVSIQAQVLNLLDDLKDEFGLTYLFIAHGLNVVKHISDRVGVMYLGKMMEIAPEKELYSNALHPYTQALLSAIPLIDPTRKKERIILQGEVPSPIDPPSGCRFCTRCSRVMDVCRKDTPELKEISPGHYVACHLFDKCAESEQQ, via the coding sequence ATGAGTGAAACTTTGGTGGATATTCAGCATTTGTCAAAAAGGTTTACAGTCGAAACGAACTTCTTCGGGAAACCGGTCTCCGTTCTGAAAGCGGTCGAGGATGTTTCCTTCTCCATCAACAAGGGGGAAGCGTTCGGCCTTGTCGGGGAGTCCGGCTGCGGGAAAACCACGCTCGGAAAAATGCTGGTGAACCTCTATCAGCCGAGTTCCGGAAAAATATTTTATGAGGGAACGGACCTGACCGCTCTGAGTGAAAAAGAGCGAAGAAAGTACTGCAAGGATATTCAGTTGATTTTTCAAGACCCCTACGCCTCCCTGAATCCGAGAATGACGATCGGAGACATCATCGCGGAGCCGATCCGAATCAATCATTTGCTGCCGGAGAACAAGGTGGAAGACCGTGTCGTTGAATTACTCAACTGCGTCGGCCTCGCGCAGCATCAGCGCAACCGCTACCCCTATGAATTTTCCGGGGGCCAGCGTCAGCGCGTCGGGATTGCCCGCGCGCTTGCCGCGAATCCAAAGCTGATTGTCTGCGACGAACCTGTTTCCGCGTTGGATGTTTCCATTCAGGCACAGGTGCTGAACCTGCTGGACGATCTGAAGGATGAATTCGGGCTGACGTATTTGTTTATCGCGCACGGGCTTAACGTGGTGAAGCATATCAGCGACCGTGTCGGCGTGATGTATCTGGGCAAGATGATGGAAATCGCGCCGGAAAAGGAGCTGTATTCCAATGCGCTCCATCCCTATACGCAGGCGCTGCTGTCCGCCATTCCGCTGATCGACCCGACCAGGAAAAAGGAACGGATCATTTTGCAGGGTGAAGTCCCCAGTCCGATCGATCCCCCCTCCGGCTGCCGGTTCTGCACGAGGTGCAGCCGGGTGATGGATGTCTGCCGCAAGGACACGCCGGAGCTGAAAGAAATTTCGCCGGGGCATTATGTGGCCTGTCATCTGTTTGACAAATGTGCTGAATCGGAACAGCAATAG
- a CDS encoding ABC transporter ATP-binding protein, which yields MLLEVKHLKTDFKLKKGIVHAVDDVSFGIDKGEILAIVGESGSGKSVTSLSIMGLLQEPGRVVGGEILYKGEDLLKKSEKELRKIRGDQISMIFQEPMTSLNPVYRVKDQIMESIMTHLKLSKKEALARTVEMLRTVGIPSPEQRINDYPHQMSGGMRQRVMIAMALSCNPELLIADEPTTALDVTIQAQILELLYSLREKFNMAVLLITHDLGVVSEAADRVIVMYCGRIMEEADVKSLFARPMHPYTLGLLNSIPKIDDESGERLYMIKGMVPNPLHMPVGCPFSDRCDRCMERCTREMPELKTVDGHKVRCFLYDGENTREADDR from the coding sequence ATGTTGCTTGAAGTAAAACATCTGAAGACGGATTTTAAACTAAAGAAAGGGATCGTACACGCCGTCGACGACGTCAGCTTTGGAATTGACAAAGGAGAAATTCTCGCGATCGTCGGCGAATCCGGCTCCGGCAAAAGCGTGACCTCTCTTTCCATTATGGGACTGCTGCAGGAACCGGGCAGGGTGGTAGGCGGAGAAATCCTGTATAAGGGCGAGGACCTCCTGAAAAAGAGCGAAAAGGAACTCCGGAAAATCCGGGGCGATCAGATTTCCATGATCTTTCAGGAACCGATGACGTCCCTGAACCCGGTTTACCGGGTCAAGGACCAGATTATGGAAAGCATTATGACCCACCTGAAACTTTCCAAAAAAGAAGCGCTTGCGCGGACGGTTGAAATGCTGAGAACGGTCGGAATCCCTTCGCCGGAACAAAGGATCAACGATTACCCTCATCAGATGAGCGGCGGAATGCGCCAGCGTGTCATGATCGCCATGGCGCTGTCCTGCAACCCGGAGCTGCTGATTGCGGATGAGCCGACCACCGCGCTCGACGTGACGATCCAGGCGCAGATATTGGAACTGCTCTATTCATTGAGAGAGAAATTCAATATGGCCGTCCTGCTGATTACGCACGACCTCGGCGTTGTCTCCGAGGCGGCAGACCGCGTCATCGTCATGTACTGCGGCCGGATCATGGAGGAGGCGGATGTCAAGAGCCTGTTTGCAAGGCCGATGCATCCCTATACGCTTGGGCTTCTCAATTCCATTCCGAAAATTGACGACGAGAGCGGGGAACGCCTGTATATGATCAAGGGCATGGTGCCGAATCCGCTGCACATGCCGGTGGGCTGTCCGTTTTCCGACCGCTGCGACCGCTGCATGGAACGGTGCACGCGCGAGATGCCGGAACTGAAAACGGTGGATGGGCATAAAGTCCGATGCTTTCTCTATGACGGGGAAAACACAAGGGAGGCGGATGACCGATGA